AATTGCAGTAGTATTTGGATCCCTAAGCCTTTCAACGATTTTCCTGTCTATGTCCTTAGCGGCCTTGTTAGCTTTGATTGCTAAGGTTCTCCCATCAACCCAATCGCTTTTCCTAATAACCATCGAAGTTTCACTTTCCAGGCTTAACCTAGGATCTCCATATGCTATAACCTCGTCAACAAGATCACCAACTCTGATTAAAATCCTAATCCTCTTTCCAGCTCTTATAGCCCTCTTAACTTCCTGGGAAAGGTCTTGGAGAGCTTTATCCGCCGAAACGCAGATTATACAGTCCCCTCTCTCCGTTAGGTAATCCTCTTTAGTTATCTCAAAAGTAGAGCGATGAGTGGCTTTAACGTTTCTATGCCCTTTACACCTTATAACTTCCTTGATCATCATTACTACACTATAGGGGAACAATTAAAACTTTGTTACCAGAGCATCTTTATTGTCCCTTCACCAAACTATGGATATTTCTATATCCCCAGGAAAACGGGCTAATTCTAGGTAGACCTTCTCCCTCCCGTTTGTAAGTAAAGTTAAAGAAACGACTCTACCATCAGGATTTGATTTAAAGGAGTTGTACCCTCTTCCAACCACTTTCTTTAAAGGCAGATTACCCTCTCTCTGTAGATGAACATTGCTACTCTATGGAGCAGATTCAACGTAAGTTATGCATAGTTTCAAGTGTAAGTAGATAATCTCTTGAACCCTTGGCAACGACTTAAGAATTGAGCCATTACAAAGTAGTACTCTCCAGGAGGAAGAAACGTAAATGAAGCTAAACTTATACCCCCTATCTCATCGAGTGAATACGCCGATGTTGGCTTAATTTCAACTTTTGGAAAATGAGCCTTCCTGGGAAAGCCAATTAGTCAATGGAAGGTAATACCGTTTCATATTTTGAAGTAAAGTTTGGGTAATATATAAAACCACCAGAAGAGAGGAAAGATTACCACTTTATCCTGAACTCTCTCCTGGTTTTTGCCTCTATTTGGGCGAGTATCCTCTTTAGCTTTGCATCATCTATCCTCTCTGTTATCTGCCCCGCCTGGTAGAGCTGAACTAGTATTAGCTCGACCTGTCTAGCTAACTCGGGCCTCACAAGCTTAACCCTTGCTAACCTCTCCCTGGCTTCAGGAGTTAAGATTTTCCTCAATATTGCCTGGATCTGGGCCTCAATCAAAGCTTGTTGCCTCTCCGCTTCCTCCTGGGCTTTCTGTTGCTCTAGATACTTTCTTTGTAACTCCATGAGCTTCCTTCTCCTAATCTCCTCAATGTCCTCGGCCATCTCTCTCACCTTATCCTACATTCCCGAGAACTGTTAAAAATGTATTGCCTAAAGATCCAAACCGTCAATTACTGCTTTCAAAGAGCTAAGGAATCTTTTTGCTTCCTCCATTCCAAAATCAGTTATCTCAACAACCGTCCTTGGCCTGTCGGCTATAACCTTGTAAGTCTTAACGAGGCCGTTCCTCTCGAGAACTCTAATGTGCGAGTCCAAGTTTCCTGGGGTAAGATCGAGGACTTTTTGAATTTGAGAAAAAGGAGCTTTCCTCCTGGGTAGAAGAAATATCATAATCCCCAATCTAACTGGATTTCCCAGGATGTGAGATTTCATTATCTCTTTGAGTTCCTCCATTAGATCACCCTAAATGCTTTGTAGAGGTTTATCAATGCTACGAGCGAGTACGTTAAGATTATCAAGGCCGTGGCAAACTCCCAGGAAGGGTTAGCGAACGTTACTATTGCTAGTACCGGAATTAGCATGCTAATCTCCCTGAAGGATACGTACATCCCTATGTGTCCGACAACTATCATGGAGGCTAATCCCCTTGCATCCCCGAGGATTCCAAATAGGATACCCCCGATTATCCAGCCAATGAGCCAGGCATAGCCAACTTTACCCTCTCCCGCTTCTCCTTTTAAGTAGGTTTTGTAAACCTTGACGGTTACCAGAATTATTAAGGTTATACCGATGATCCAGTAAAAGCCGATGTATTTGGGGGCCAAGAGCATCATCAAGAGATAACCTCCCATGGTTGCTAGCCAGGCCGAATAGATCAAGGCCGTGTAAATGTAAAAGGCTGCTACAAGCTTCTTCTCAACCTTGTCAAGTACTTCCTTAAGTTCCCTAACCTCTTCCATGAAAGGTCACCAAAAGATATGTGGAACTCGAAGTATTTATACCCAGGTTAAACTCTGCAATTCAGAGCTTGGGTTTATAATTTCCAAGCTTTTAAGGTTTGTAAACAACATTTAAAATATATTTCGTGCATACATGCACTTATGAGGTAACCTCTATGAGTAAGACGATAACAATAGCGGATGATGTATACTACGAGCTTGTGAAAATGAAGGGAAAGAGAAGTTTTTCAGAAGTTCTTAGAGAACTTATTGGGAAGAAAAAAGAGGGAATCTCGACGTACTAATGATAGCTTTTGGAACTATGGATGAAGAGGAAGCAAAAGAACTTGAAGAGAAAATAAAGGAGGTAGGGAAATGGCTTAACTCCTGGACACCAGTATAGTTATTGAAATATTTAAAGGAAACAGA
This Pyrococcus horikoshii OT3 DNA region includes the following protein-coding sequences:
- a CDS encoding DUF371 domain-containing protein — encoded protein: MIKEVIRCKGHRNVKATHRSTFEITKEDYLTERGDCIICVSADKALQDLSQEVKRAIRAGKRIRILIRVGDLVDEVIAYGDPRLSLESETSMVIRKSDWVDGRTLAIKANKAAKDIDRKIVERLRDPNTTAIIEIIVDDE
- a CDS encoding transcriptional regulator, producing the protein MEELKEIMKSHILGNPVRLGIMIFLLPRRKAPFSQIQKVLDLTPGNLDSHIRVLERNGLVKTYKVIADRPRTVVEITDFGMEEAKRFLSSLKAVIDGLDL
- a CDS encoding DNA-binding protein, with translation MAEDIEEIRRRKLMELQRKYLEQQKAQEEAERQQALIEAQIQAILRKILTPEARERLARVKLVRPELARQVELILVQLYQAGQITERIDDAKLKRILAQIEAKTRREFRIKW